From the Euphorbia lathyris chromosome 6, ddEupLath1.1, whole genome shotgun sequence genome, one window contains:
- the LOC136233327 gene encoding G2/mitotic-specific cyclin-2, whose amino-acid sequence MNIDKDDLDNELAVVEYVDDIYKFYKLSEADGRVHDYMYLQPEINSKMRSILVDWLIEVHRKFELMPKTLYLTINIIDRFLAVKAVSRKELQLVGISSMLIACKYEEIWAPEVNDFICISDNAYIREQVLQMEKSILGKLEWYLTVPTPYVFLVRFIKASVPSDKEMENMVFFLAELGLMQYTVAINYCPSLIASSAVYATRCTLDKSPFWTETLQHHTGYTEDVLIDCAKLLTKYHYEAAGSKLKAVYKKFSNAERGNVALHTPAKQLLAPEFL is encoded by the exons ATGAACATAGACAAGGATGATTTGGATAATGAGTTGGCTGTGGTTgaatatgttgatgatatataCAAGTTCTACAAACTCTCAGAa GCTGATGGTAGAGTCCATGATTACATGTACTTGCAGCCAGAAATCAATTCAAAGATGAGATCAATTCTTGTAGATTGGCTGATTGAAGTTCATAGAAAATTCGAACTCATGCCTAAAACTCTCTATCTGACAATTAACATAATTGATAGATTCCTAGCAGTGAAAGCTGTATCAAGAAAGGAACTTCAATTGGTCGGCATCAGCTCAATGCTTATTGCATGCAAATATGAAGAGATATGGGCACCGGAG GTTAATGACTTCATTTGCATATCAGATAACGCTTATATAAGAGAGCAGGTTCTGCAAATGGAGAAATCTATACTGGGAAAGCTGGAATGGTATTTAACTGTCCCAACACCATATGTCTTCCTAGTTAGATTCATCAAAGCCTCTGTTCCATCTGATAAGGAG ATGGAGAATATGGTGTTTTTCCTGGCTGAACTTGGTCTGATGCAATACACAGTTGCTATAAATTACTGCCCCTCATTGATAGCTTCTTCTGCTGTGTATGCTACTAGATGTACCCTTGACAAGAGCCCTTTTTGGACAGAAACTCTGCAGCATCACACAGGATATACTGAAGATGTGTTAAT AGACTGCGCAAAGCTTCTGACTAAATATCACTATGAAGCTGCTGGAAGCAAGCTGAAAGCTGTGTACAAGAAATTCTCAAATGCAGAACGTGGAAATGTGGCTCTACATACTCCAGCCAAACAACTTTTGGCCCCTgaatttctttga